In Thiospirochaeta perfilievii, a single window of DNA contains:
- a CDS encoding TetR/AcrR family transcriptional regulator, with product MVNIKDKILESALKQFLMYGKSGAKTKAIADDAGVNKALIHYYYSSKEQLFICCVKDILERMQSTFHTVDVRTVEDYPKYLGAVIDSYTAFILKHDKQLMFLLWEYFNDKKLIVIIKEIMGSAHLDDFINKTNRAIEDGIIRSMDPLNLYLNLVSLILSSNLLLPITRSFLEQDSNEEIVEQRKEEIIRLLWRDIKGE from the coding sequence TAGAGTCTGCTTTAAAACAGTTTCTAATGTACGGAAAATCCGGAGCCAAGACAAAGGCAATTGCAGATGATGCAGGTGTAAATAAGGCTCTAATTCACTACTACTACTCCAGTAAAGAGCAGTTATTTATTTGCTGCGTTAAAGATATTCTAGAAAGAATGCAGTCAACCTTCCATACTGTAGATGTTAGAACCGTTGAAGACTACCCTAAGTACTTAGGTGCGGTAATAGACTCCTATACAGCTTTCATCCTTAAACATGATAAACAACTAATGTTCCTTTTATGGGAGTATTTTAATGATAAAAAACTTATTGTAATTATTAAAGAGATCATGGGGTCTGCCCACTTAGATGATTTTATAAACAAGACTAACAGAGCAATAGAAGATGGTATTATACGCAGTATGGATCCGCTTAATTTGTACTTGAATTTAGTAAGCTTAATCCTATCCTCAAACTTATTGTTACCAATAACACGATCATTTTTAGAGCAAGATAGTAATGAAGAGATAGTTGAACAACGTAAAGAAGAGATAATTAGACTACTTTGGAGAGATATAAAAGGAGAATAA